From the genome of Deltaproteobacteria bacterium:
CGGTACCCTTCCCGTGGCCCGAGAGGTCGACGGCGCCGATATCGCCCCCCACGTTTCCGATCGCGGTCGTCACCTTGCCGAGCATGCCGACCCGGTTCTGGATCTCCAGCCGCATGGTGATGCTGTAGCTCTCGCTCGGAGATAGCGTCGTCGCCATGGTTCCTCCCCACTCAAAGTTGATGTTGCGCGGGCATGAACGGTAATTCTAAGCGTACCCCGAGCGGCAATTCAAGCGGGAAGGAGGCGCCACGGGACGCGCGCCCTCCGTTCACTTCGCCGGTTCCCTGCGGAGGACGACCACGTCGTACCCCTGGACGTCCACCACGAAGACGGCGCCCTCCACCGGGCAGGAGTACGGCATCCCCGGTTCCCCGTCCTCCCCGCGAAACGCCCCGAACTCGATGAGCCGGTCGATCACCGCGCGGACCTCGACGAACGTCAAGTCCATTTCCGTGACGATGTTGTAGATGCGCTCCCGGTGCAGTATCGGGTATACGTCGAATCCGTCGGTGTCCATGCTCCCGTCCCTTCGACTCCGGGT
Proteins encoded in this window:
- a CDS encoding NAD-dependent malic enzyme; translated protein: MATTLSPSESYSITMRLEIQNRVGMLGKVTTAIGNVGGDIGAVDLSGHGKGTVTRDITARARGIEHAQEIINAVKTIPGVRIVNVS